In Bacillus weihaiensis, the genomic stretch TCAATCTATGATAAAACATATGATGTCGTAATAGTTGATGAAGCAAGTATGGCCTATGTTCCACAAATTGCATTTGCCGCTACACTTGGTAAAAGAATTGTTATATGTGGGGATTTTAAACAGCTTCCTCCTATTGCTTCTGCAAAAAGTCCCCTTGTCGAAGAATGGTTAAAAGAGGACATATTTCATAAATCAGGGGTGGTTGAATGGCTTTCACAAGAAGATCAGCTTCATCCAAACTTATTTTTATTAAAAGAGCAGCGAAGAATGCACCCGGATATTTCTTCGTTTACAAATAAGGTGATGTATCAATCTTTAGTAGGTGATCACGAAAGTGTGTTAACGGCTAGAAATCAAATTGTCGAAAGAGCGCCATTCCCAAATTATGCTTCGCTTTTAGTTGATAGTAGCAAAACAGGTAATCATTGTTTAAGAGAAAAAAATGCGAATTCTAGATTTAACGTCTGGCAGTTATTACTGTCATTTCAATTGATTCATGAATCATACCTTTCAGGAGCTAGATCAATAGGATACACAACCCCATACAGGGCACAAGCTACGTTAATGACTTCTTTACTGCAAGAGATTTATGAAAAGGAGTGTTTGGAAGCAGATATTATGGCAGCCACGGTTCATCGATTTCAAGGTAGCGAACGTGATGTAATGCTTTTTGATAATGTGGATTCATATCCTGAGACAAGACCAGGAATGTTATTGGTAGGAAAGGAAAGTGACCGCGTATTAAATGTAGCCATAACAAGGACAAAAGGAAAATTCATTCATATTTGCAATAAGCAATTTATCCAGGAAAACGTATTTCCTAGTAAAACGATTAGAAAACTGGTAGATCATCAAATCTCTTCAAATCAATTAGTTGAACCTCATCAAATAGGAAAATGGGTGAGGAATCAACACAATTCCCTACGATGGGTGCATGCTAAGAAAGTAGAGGCTGTTTTTGAAGATATTAAAAATGCTAAGCAGTCTGTCATCGCGGGTTTGCCACCAGGGAAACACTATTCCAAAGAGTGGCAATCAGGTTTTACTACTCTACCTAACAATGTGAAATTTACCATGCTTTCTGAATCAGAAGCTTTTAAAGGTAAGAAAGTTAATTGGATAGATAAGAGCCTTTCATTTCCATTTATCATCATCGATGAAAAGATATTATGGTTGGGAATGCCTTTTGAAGCCGGAATAAATGTGCAACCACCATTTGTAGGTGCACGTCTTGTATCTGAAGCTGTTGTTAGTTATCTAGTAAAGCAAATTATGTAGAAAGTACAATCCCACATACTAAACTTGTACTTACGCGTTTCATACCTTCATACATGTAAAAGAGAGTATCACAGGTGTAGAGCGTTCGTTTGGAGATGGGGTATGGGGGTTTTTGCTTATCTGTTTTTGGTTCCTTACTTGCAGGAGCCTCTTTTTATCTATTTATTTCACAATGGTTTCAAGCGAAAGTCCATTATTTAGTAACCCTTTGTGCAGGAATATTACTAACTGTTTTGTTAGTAGACATTGTCCCACATAGACTTTCTACTATAACTCATTATCCGTTATAGGTGGTATGCTAGTGGGATGGCCCATAATAACATCGTTAGACCATCTTTCACATAAAAAATTTCGTGGTGATTAGCGTATAACAAAACATCTTTTTATTTTCTTATTCTAGTCATTACACTTCATAATGCTCCGTCTAGATTAACACTTGGAAACTTGGGGAATGTAGGTGGACACTTTATTCATGTCATCGTGTTACATCATATTCCAGAAGGTATGACACTAACGTTAGTTGCGATAGCATCAGGAGTTAGTATGAAAAGGCTAATTGCTTTTTTTGCATGTTTATCAATAAGTTTATACGGATTTGTTTTAATGGAAATGTATTTTCCGGTTACAAATCCAATAATCTAAGGCTTTTTACTTGGGTTTTCAATTAGTGCTATCGGGTATGTTTATATTATTGAATTATTATTCCCTCCTTTAAAAAAGGGAAGTAGAACTGTTCATTATGTTACCTTGTTAGTTGGAATAACAATAGCTCAAATGTTGCTATTTCATCATTAAAGATCTTTTCTCATTGGCTAAGTTTGACAATAGCCAATCTTTTTTATATTATAATAAGAACTATATGAACATATACTCATATTATAATATATACATGTAGGTGGTGGCTTTTATGGTGGATTCCATTGATCAAGAAGATAAACACAATGAATTAGATGAAGAAACATTATTTATTGTTTCGCAAACTTTCAAGGCTTTAGGTGACCCTACAAGAATTCGTATTCTTCACCTACTTGCCAACCGTGAACATTCTGTTAATGAAATTGCAGATACATTATCTTTATTGCAATCGACGGTTTCGCATCAGTTAAGATTCTTAAAAAATTTACGTTTGGTTAAATACAGAAGAGAAGGGACAACATTATATTACTCTCCTGATGATAACCATGTTATGGACATCTTAAAGCAAACAATTGATCACGCACAGCATTAAGTATTTCGAAAGTCACCAGACAAATTGAAGTGTAAGTATTTATTATCAATTCATGTTTATAACGTAAGTTTGGAAATTAATAGCCTAGTTAAATATGGAGTTGAGTAATGTGAATGAATATAAAGTAAAGGGACTAACATGTGCGAACTGTGCAAGAGAATTGCAGGAAGAAATTCAAAAACTCCCCTCAGGAAAGTCTGCTTCCCTTAATTATCATTCAGGAAAATTGAAAATAGACAATTCTGTAGAAATAGGGAAAGTAAAGAAAATTCTCTCGACAGACGGAGCTTTCTTAGTGACGGAAAACGATGAACATAAGCAAGTACATCCACAAGGTATCAATTTGATTACAATCTTGTGCCTTTCTTTTTTCCTCTATTGCTTTGCATTTGTTGTTGATAACTGGATCAATGAATTTTTAGCGGTTGGCCTATTTCTTACAGCAACTGCTTTAAGTGGCTATAAAACGTTTATAAAGGGGTTAAAAAATTTAGGTAAAGGTAAATTTAATATTGAAACCTTAATGACCATTGCTTTAATAGGTGCCCTTAGTATTGGAGAATGGAAAGAGGGTGCATTAGTAGCCATCTTATTTGGTCTAAATGAGTACTTAGAAGGGCTAGGTATGCAAAAAGCTAGGAATTCTATGGAAAAACTACTCAATATTGCACCGAAGAAGGCAACGATTATTACAGATGGGATAGAAAAAGTCGTTGAAGTAACATCATTAAAAGAAAGTGACCTCGTTATTGTAAAAGCAGGGGAAAAAATACCTTCAGACGGTCTTGTGATTGATGGAAAAAGTTCTGTTAATGAAGCTGCTATTACAGGTGAATCCATGCCAGTCGAGAAGGGTTTAGGTGAAGAAGTATTCGGAGGAAGTATCAATAATGAAGGGCTATTGAAAATAAACATTACAAAAGCGTATGAGGATTCATCATTAGCAAAAATCTTACATTTGGTGGAAGAAGCACAAGAAACGAAAACTCCAACAGAATTATTTATAAATAAATTCGCAAAGTATTATACACCAATCATCATGCTGATTTCGATCATTGTGATGATTGTTCCACCTATTTTCTTGAATGGAAGCTTTAGTGAATGGTTCTATCAAGGGTTAGCAGTATTAATAGTTGGCTGTCCATGTGCGCTTGTATTAGCTTCCCCGATTGCAATTGTCTCTGGTATAACTAAAAATGCTCGAAACGGGATCTTAATTAAAGGTGGAGTCTTCTTAGAGCAACTAGGAAGGATTACTACCGTTGCTTTTGATAAAACTGGAACTTTAACAAAGGGTGAGCCTTATGTAGAAACATTTATAGAATATGAGTCGCATTCCCTTTTACTATCAGCCTCCATTGAGAAATCGTCCTCTCACCCAATTGCTAAGGCACTAATAAAAAAGGCTGGGGAGGAAAAGCTAATATTAGTAGAACCAGAAGAAGTTACAACTCACTCTGGTAGTGGAGTGACAGCTAAAATAGGCGATAAACAGTATAGCATAGGAAATGAAAAACAAGTTAGCCACGTTCCAATTGATGATCGAGTAAAAAAAGATTTACTTGATATAAAGGATAAAGGTATGACTGTTGTTCTATTAGCTGATAAAGATAAGATATTAGGGATATTTGGTATTAGTGATGAGATTCGAGAAGAAAGTAAAGAGGTTATTTCACATTTACATAAGGTTGGGATTAAAAAAACCCTTATGTTAACAGGAGACCATGAATCAACTGCTCAGAAGGTTGCCCGTCATGTTGGAGTTACATCATTTTTCGCTGGGTTATTACCAGACCAAAAAGTTGAAAAAATCAAGGGAATTTCAGAGACGGACAAAGTGGCTATGGTCGGAGATGGGATCAACGATGCACCAGCATTAGCATCTGCAGACCTTGGTATTGCAATGGGTAAAGGCACGGATAGTGCTATTGAAACAGCTGATATAGTATTAATGCAAAACCACTTAGGCAAACTGCCATCTGCTATAAAATCAGCGAAAAAAGTAAATGCCATAATCAAAATGAACATCATATTAGCACTCGGGCTAAAGCTAATTGCGTTATTATTAACAATCCCAGGTCTCTTAACACTTTGGATAGCTATTTTATCAGA encodes the following:
- a CDS encoding heavy metal translocating P-type ATPase; its protein translation is MNEYKVKGLTCANCARELQEEIQKLPSGKSASLNYHSGKLKIDNSVEIGKVKKILSTDGAFLVTENDEHKQVHPQGINLITILCLSFFLYCFAFVVDNWINEFLAVGLFLTATALSGYKTFIKGLKNLGKGKFNIETLMTIALIGALSIGEWKEGALVAILFGLNEYLEGLGMQKARNSMEKLLNIAPKKATIITDGIEKVVEVTSLKESDLVIVKAGEKIPSDGLVIDGKSSVNEAAITGESMPVEKGLGEEVFGGSINNEGLLKINITKAYEDSSLAKILHLVEEAQETKTPTELFINKFAKYYTPIIMLISIIVMIVPPIFLNGSFSEWFYQGLAVLIVGCPCALVLASPIAIVSGITKNARNGILIKGGVFLEQLGRITTVAFDKTGTLTKGEPYVETFIEYESHSLLLSASIEKSSSHPIAKALIKKAGEEKLILVEPEEVTTHSGSGVTAKIGDKQYSIGNEKQVSHVPIDDRVKKDLLDIKDKGMTVVLLADKDKILGIFGISDEIREESKEVISHLHKVGIKKTLMLTGDHESTAQKVARHVGVTSFFAGLLPDQKVEKIKGISETDKVAMVGDGINDAPALASADLGIAMGKGTDSAIETADIVLMQNHLGKLPSAIKSAKKVNAIIKMNIILALGLKLIALLLTIPGLLTLWIAILSDMGATILVTLISLTVLYDK
- a CDS encoding ArsR/SmtB family transcription factor, with translation MVDSIDQEDKHNELDEETLFIVSQTFKALGDPTRIRILHLLANREHSVNEIADTLSLLQSTVSHQLRFLKNLRLVKYRREGTTLYYSPDDNHVMDILKQTIDHAQH
- a CDS encoding DEAD/DEAH box helicase: MKSTKQYIKLWQKALRAEIMHLKKYGSTKYSLYNGEVIQQKETNTYYFETPFPIKVPIGSTVKIENGKLEYSGKLLSSEGKSVILSVEKPLGRLAHELLLSHDPWELLDQLHERLEEASESKQKRLRIKRLMNPPSTSNHPTEQIKSNVHELVVRSKYNPVTFVWGPPGTGKTYTLARVAANKYFKKQSVLLLSQSNQAVDVLMSEISRFVDKKGRFREGDLLRYGSQSHVISRSSLTTTELLEKRHPDIAKQKQQLLDERLGLKQDLGQSFSQRDSQQLLSIEGKLAAVLEKIRQKEIEFIEDAVVIGTTLAKAANDPSIYDKTYDVVIVDEASMAYVPQIAFAATLGKRIVICGDFKQLPPIASAKSPLVEEWLKEDIFHKSGVVEWLSQEDQLHPNLFLLKEQRRMHPDISSFTNKVMYQSLVGDHESVLTARNQIVERAPFPNYASLLVDSSKTGNHCLREKNANSRFNVWQLLLSFQLIHESYLSGARSIGYTTPYRAQATLMTSLLQEIYEKECLEADIMAATVHRFQGSERDVMLFDNVDSYPETRPGMLLVGKESDRVLNVAITRTKGKFIHICNKQFIQENVFPSKTIRKLVDHQISSNQLVEPHQIGKWVRNQHNSLRWVHAKKVEAVFEDIKNAKQSVIAGLPPGKHYSKEWQSGFTTLPNNVKFTMLSESEAFKGKKVNWIDKSLSFPFIIIDEKILWLGMPFEAGINVQPPFVGARLVSEAVVSYLVKQIM